In the genome of Mycteria americana isolate JAX WOST 10 ecotype Jacksonville Zoo and Gardens chromosome 7, USCA_MyAme_1.0, whole genome shotgun sequence, one region contains:
- the CIMAP2 gene encoding LOW QUALITY PROTEIN: ciliary microtubule-associated protein 2 (The sequence of the model RefSeq protein was modified relative to this genomic sequence to represent the inferred CDS: inserted 2 bases in 2 codons), with protein sequence MDADRLAQTRQCSRMQQIQRHRGHKHREHHFIAQSGIGSQAGSLHYTRLPASTLLSAGPVCSREGTFPGEPRCWVPWQGLPPSLQPSGTRAASIGLQALPGDTGSQGKTSASGWTRAEKGSWLRQLPRFQFKEITKRCKHQQERLGPGMHNIRDFLQETRPSSLQGICDTREQRFGDAHRDCFPGPGTYGPWGNPXVCLEERDKRSASTRGLMGSRTAKHALLAAVAAAWDPGPNSIDKGLWWAGPRTQTGFLSELWHCQHIATRTESCLTPASVPLGFCSLTSLGSWNNTPTQQRLGSERAAGSVQESGLVPRRGTEPSTGTVKGFLDELSVKEDKKNGCFSTXMRNPGCPTERIFWAMLIQGPREAYAVGLGSYNPKATETSTYSSQPPFWSSAKRFNRKSYRLFTGNEQHQQHVAEPVQNPVDVGRYNTTEHEKYPQKMRYQSRYRCNTQWYLSNLKRDAYLLEQLKPVAKNNWSDLVSAPRCPDTSEEIIAVLQT encoded by the exons ATGGATGCAGATCGCCTTGCCCAGACCCGCCAGTGCTCACGGATGCAGCAAATACAGCGCCACAGAGGACACAAGCACCGAGAGCATCATTTTATTGCCCAAAGTGGGATTGGCAG CCAGGCTGGGAGCCTCCATTACACCAGGCTCCCTGCCTCGACCCTGCTGTCTGCCGGCCCTGTCTGCTCCCGGGAGGGGACATTCCCTGGGGAACCGCGATGCTGGGTGCCATGGCAAGGGCTGCCACCATCCCTGCAGCCCTCGGGGACCAGAGCTGCCAGCATAGGGCTGCAGGCGCTCCCCGGGGACACGGGCAGCCAG GGAAAAACATCAGCCTCTGGCTGGACCAGAGCAGAGAAGGGCTCCTGGCTTCGTCAGCTGCCCCGTTTCCAGTTCAAGGAGATAACGAAGAGGTGCAAACACCAG CAGGAAAGGCTGGGCCCGGGAATGCACAACATCAGGGACTTTCTGCAGGAGACACGGCCCTCCAGCCTCCAGGGGATCTGCGACACAAGAGAGCAGCGGTTCGGAGATGCCCACAGG GACTGCTTCCCCGGCCCCGGCACGTACGGCCCCTGGGGGAACC CCGTCTGCCTCGAGGAGAGGGACAAGCGCTCCGCCAGCACGCGAGGGCTGATGGGCAGCAGGACGGCGAAGCATGCCCTGCTGGCAGCCGTG gcagcggccTGGGACCCAGGACCGAACAGCATCGACAAGGGGCTGTGGTGGGCGG GGCCCCGCACCCAGACGGGGTTTCTCAGTGAGCTGTGGCATTGCCAACACATTGCTACAAGGACGGAGAGCTGCCTTACGCCAGCATCTGTCCCACTCGGATTTTGCTCTTTGACTTCCCTTGGATCCTGGAACAACACGCCCACGCAGCAGCGTTTGGGGAGCGAGCGGGCTGCAGGCAGTGTGCAGGAGAGCGGGCTGGTGCCc aggagaggcaCCGAGCCGAGCACTGGCACTGTCAAGGGTTTCCTGGACGAGCTGAGCGTGAAGGAGGACAAGAAGAATGGCTGCTTCAGCA CGATGAGGAACCCGGGCTGCCCCACGGAGAGGATCTTCTGGGCCATGCTCATCCAGGGCCCAAGGGAGGCG TATGCGGTGGGGCTGGGCTCCTACAACCCAAAGGCCACTGAGACATCAACGTACTCCAGCCAACCCCCATTCTGGTCATCTGCCAAGAGATTCAACAGAAAGTCCTACCGCCTCTTTACTGGGAATGAG CAGCATCAGCAGCACGTTGCAGAGCCAGTGCAG AACCCTGTAGATGTTGGTCGCTACAACACCACCGAGCATGAAAAATACCCTCAGAAGATGAGATACCAGTCCCGGTACCGGTGTAACACGCAGTGGTACCTGAGCAACTTGAAGCGGGATGCCTACTTGCT CGAGCAGCTCAAGCCTGTTGCTAAAAACAACTGGAGTGATTTGGTTTCTGCTCCACGTTGTCC